The genomic DNA TCAGCCAGTTGTTGTCTAAAAGACCTGTGAAGATCAGGAAAGTTAGCCCGCTGACGCCTGtaggctccatcatatcttaaagagctcatggtaccgtactaccccactggAGCTCTGAGCTCCCAGACTGCAGCCGACTGGTGGCTCCTAAAGTCCTCtgaagtagtgatggagccagagctttcagctatcaggctcctctcctgtggaatctgcttccagtttgggttcgggaGTCAAACacctctacatttcagagaggGTCAAAAACCTCcacttagtgataaagcctatagtttagggctggttcaggccttggaccagcctctagtgatgctgctgtaggctcagactgccgggggatgttattattattcatgtattcactattgtcatgttttccacTGGTACCATGTTGCTAGTTTATTGACTacagtgtttttccttttctttcccactgtgtgcagacatggctgctgccaGTTTTCTGCTGTATGAAGATCAGTTTCTGTGCTCCATCTGTCTGGATGTGCTCACTGATCCCGTCACCACACCATGTGGACACAACTTCTGCAAAACCTGCATCACTGAACACTGGAACACTAACGACCGGTTTCTGTGTCCAGTGTGTAAAGAGGCTTTTACCACAAGACCTGATTTGAGGGTCAACACTTTGCTCTCTGAGATGGTCTCTCAGTTCAGACAGTCAGCTCAACAGgacgccagcagcagcagctcagagcaacaAGTGTCCAAACCAGGAGAAGTTCCCTGTGACGTCTGCACTGGAACCAAACTGAAGGCCCTGAAGTCCTGCCTGGTGTGTCTGGTCTCCTACTGTGAGACTCACCTGGAGcctcatctgacagcttcacGTCTGAAAAGACACCAGCTGATCGACCCTGTGGAGAACCTGGACAGCAGGATGTGTACGAAGCACGATAAACCTCTGGAGCTGTTCTGTAAGACCGACCAGACGTGTGTCTGCATGCTCTGCCTTGTTTTAGACCACATAGGACATAAGTTTGTTCCTCTGAAAGAAGAATATGAAGGACAGAAGGCCGAGCTGGggaagacagaggctgaaatccagcagatgatccagaagagaCGACTGAAGATTGAGGAGATCAAACGGTCAgctgacctcagtcaggaagatgcagacagagtGATAGCAGAAGGTGTTCAGGTCTTCACTTCTCTGAAGGAGCGTGTTGAGAGAGGCCAGGCAGagctcatcaacaccatcaaagagaagcaggaaagagcagaaaaacaggcccaagctttcatcagagagctggaacaggaaatctctgagctgatgaagaggaggactgaggtggagcagctctCACGCTCTGAAgaccacctccatctcctccagagtGTCCAGACCCTCAACACCAACCAGCCTCCAGCCACCAGGGACTGGACAGAGGTCAGCGTCCCTCCACCGTCCTATGAGGGGACTGTGAGgagagctgtggctcagctggagcaggatctcagtaaagagatgaagaagctgattaaagctgagctgaggagggtCCAGAAGTTTGCAGTGGATGTGACTCTTGATCCTGATACAGCAAATCCTTATCTCATCCTGTCTGATGATGGGAAACAAGTGAATGATAGTGATGTGAGGAAGAATCTACCAGACAATCCAGAGAGGTTTTCTGAGTATATCATTGTCTTAGGAGAGCAGAGTTTCTCTTCAGGCAGATTCTACTTTGAGGTTcaggttaaaggaaaaactgaatggGATTTAGGAGTGGCCAGAGAGTCGATCAACAGGAAAGAGGACATCATACTGAGCCCTGAGGATGGTTACTGGACTGTATGTTTGAGGAATGGGAATGAGTACAAAGCTCTTGGTAACCGTCTCTCTCTGAGGTCTCAGCCTCAGAaggtgggggtgtttgtggACTATGAGGACGGTCTGGTCTCCTTTTATGACGtagatgctgcagctctcatctactccttcaccagctgctccttcactgaGAAACTCTTCCCCTTCTTCAGTCCATGTGATAATGATGGAGGCGAAAACTCTGCCCCTCTGATCATCTCTCCTGTCAATTAGTCAAGTAAACTGATAACTTCTCTTTTTTCATGTATTGATTAATCTTAACTCAAGGGAACAAACGTACATATTcagtatataataataataataatattgtacatgttttattcttgttttctaCAGAATGTGTTTACTGGTGATTGATTTGCACTTCACTGATAagatttcttatttcattttaatgtttctatttgatgtgcagccacagaaaacGTGTGCAGAATATTTCTTTGTACTATAAAGCTTAATATAAGACTACAGCTTATTACAGTGAGTTAACCAATCCAACACATGCTAAAGGATCTTCCTGTAACTTCCTATGGCGCTTCTGCTGGAAAAAACTCCACAAGTACCTTTAAATGTGTGCTGATGTTTCTTCTGTCAAGGTCCAGAGAGAAAAGACGAGTGGGGAGTCGAGGCGTGGCACCGTCAGGGACCGAAAATACCCCtatatacaataatatatataatattttgcaGTGACTAAACATAACCCAAGTTTTCCCAGCAGCCAACCACAGGAGCAGCATCTTGGCTGGGCTTTACATCTTTTTACCCATAGAATAGTTTGCCATTGGCTTCATAGCATAATTAATGTACATTTAGGAATCAGAGCATTCACAATAATCGCTCaaaatcagcagcaggaggcgctTGGAAACTGTTCTTTacggtctctctctctttgtcttgtgTGGAAAAGTTGCTGCCAAtgtcaaaaaaatatataaaaattgttAGTTGGGGACAATACAAcaataatttgtgtttttttctcattttgtttatttgtgggCCACTTTGACCCATCTTCATTTGTTTAAGAAGGTTTATGAGTCAACGaaatctgtaaatgtgtgattgtgaaataaaaactgtaaaataaactaGTTGATGAACACAAGGACTGAATAATCTGTGGCCAAACACTGGAGCCGACACCTTCAGGCCGGTCCACATGCTCTCAGACAATCGCTGGTGTTCCTCTCATCAGGAGAAGGGGGCTTCTTCATCAATCACATACTCAATAAAGTAGACCTGACAGCCTCCTCATGTCTGACCACTTGTACATGACTccctgctgcactgcagcaacaacaacaacaggcctCCATGTGGaccacagactgctgctgccaaCCAGAACGACCACTAGATGGACCACAACAGAGGGATGATGAGCCCAAAGTGAGCGTACTGCTGCCACGCCGAGCACCAAACACTCCTGGTACATGTGAGCGAACACACCGTCCGTCATGTTCAGGATCATCACTCATGATGGCCGAGGACCCGACCAACAGCCTCACACcagtctctgcaggaggagacgcCAGCTACAGTAAAACCTCCCTCCTCCAACTGTTGGGTGCAGAACCACCTTTGTTCCATATTAACAGAGAAGACTGGGGAGTTTCCCACCAACTGTGTAAATCAGAGGGaggaaccagaggaggagcagagcttCAACGTCACACTGCAGAACTGAAAgtaaagtcagtcagagtggcagccaggcagccgtggagacacgtctgtgtttctgtctgaagaaaatccagactgacttcatcaggtctcctcaacaacacagcagagcctctgccaaacactggtgagtacagatgatcacatttacagcttcaaCCACCAGGATCAACACAAAGCTTCAGCTCCGCTCGGCAGGaagttcctcttttctcatttcacacttgTGACGTTGGTTAAAGTAGAACTACGGCTGTTTGTCCAGCGAccactttaacagctttaaacagcctctgtgtgtcagctctcaGGACTTTAGGGACTTTAAACTGATTCTCTGTGGTTTGGAGTTTAGTTTCCCTCCACTTTCCTGGTATCATCACCGTTTACTGATCACTTCATGCAGCCatactgcttcctgtttcctctactgcttcacaataaaggctttccagcagagagccagcaggaggcttttaatgtgaagcaccAAGAGGAAATGTAACGTGTTTCTCATCAGGTATTCAGAGCTTTGTTAGCAATGCTCTTCTTCATCAAGACAAAGGGTCAGTACAGCTGTAGGTTATTAAAGGATTATTTCACTATAATTCTACACTGAAGCAGCATCCAACTGATGCATGTGGAGTCAGAAATCACCACCAGAGCTCTTCTTCTAGGGGTCATTAATTCAGTGGCTCTATGGCCACTGTCACCATTagctgattagcttagcacaaagtctGGATAACCACTTCAAATAGTTTGCTAAGAGTTCTTGATAAACAGTTGAAAGAGTTATTGATTAATAGTTTCAGTAGTTTGCTAATCACACTTGAGTTTGTTCAATTTGAGGTGATTTTGTTCTTAAATTTTTCAACTTGACGTTGCAGCTTTATCATTTATGAAACCATTAGGCAGTCATTTGGTTATTGGATTAGCTTCATAGTTTTTCATTTAACCAGTTTTACTTTAACATCAATGGAACAATTTACTCtgatcctctttgttttttggatACTCATATTGTGAAAACTGTTTCCACAGATTCACATCATGAAATATCACCTGCTAGCTGGAGGCATTACTGTCATGTTCTCACTTTAAAAGACGCTTCAAGTAAAAACTGGCTCTACTCACCCGCTCTCCCCTTTATGTAGTTCAGAATTACTTCACCTGACAGAAGAAATCTTTGGttttaaacaataattaaaatgttttttgactacactgtttttccttttctttcccactgtgtgcagacatggctgctgccaGTTGTCTGCTGTATGAAGATCAGTTTCTGTGCTCCATCTGTCTGGATGTGCTCACTGATCCCGTCAGCACATCATGTGGACACAACTTCTGCAAAACCTGCATCACTGAACACTGGAACACTAACGACTGGTTTCTGTGCCCCATGTGTAACAAGGCTTTTACCACAAGACCTGATTTGAGGGTCAACACTTTGCTCTCTGAGATGGTCTCTCAGTTCAGACAGTCAGCTCAACAGgacgccagcagcagcagctcagagcaacaAGTGTCCAAACCAGGAGAAGTTCCCTGTGACGTCTGCGCTGGAACCAAACTGAAGGCCCTGAAGTCCTGCCTGATGTGTCTGGTCTCCTACTGTGAGACTCACCTGGAGcctcatctgacagcttcacGTCTGAAAAGACACCAGCTGATCGACCCTGTGGAGAACCTGGACAGCAGGATGTGTACGAAGCACGATAAACCTCTGAAGCTGTTCTGTAAGACCGACCAGACGTGTGTCTgcatgctctgctctgttttagacCACAAGACACATGAGTTTGTTCCTCTGAAAGAAGAATATGAAGGACAGAAGGCCGAGCTGGggaagacagaggctgaaatccagcagatgatccagaagagaCGACTGAAGATTGAGGAGATCAAACGGTCAgctgacctcagtcaggaagatgcagacagagtGATAGCAGaaggtcttcaggtcttcacTTCTCTGAAGGAGCGTGTTGAGAGAGGCCAGGCAGagctcatcaacaccatcaaagagaagcaggaaagagcagaaaaacaggcccaagctttcatcagagagctggaacaggaaatctctgagctgatgaagaggaggactgaggtggagcagctctCACGCTCTGAAgaccacctccatctcctccagagtGTCCAGTCCCTCAACACCAACCAGCCTCCAGCCACCAGGGACTGGACAGAGGTCAGCGTCCCTCCACCGTCCTATGAGGGGACTGTGAgcagagctgtggctcagctggaggaggatctCAGTAaagagatgaaggagctgattaaagctgagctgaggagggtCCAGCAGTTTGCAGTGGATGTGACTCTTGATCCTGATACAGCAAATCCTTATCTCATCCTGTCTGATGATGGGAAACAAGTGTATGATAGTGATGTGTGGAAGAATCTCCCAGACAATCCAGAGAGGTTTTCTAAGTGTGTCAATGTCTTAGGAGAGCAGAGTTTCTCTTCAGGCAGATTCTACTTTGAGGTTcaggttaaaggaaaaactgaatggTCTTTAGGAGTGGCCAGAGAGTCGATCAACAGGAAAGAGGAAATCACACTGATCCCTAAGAATGGTTACTGGACTGTATGGTTGAGTAATGGGAATGAGTACGAAGCTCTTGATGACCCTtcagtccttctctctctgaggtCTCAGCCTCAGAaggtgggggtgtttgtggACTATGAGGACGGTCTGGTCTCCTTTTATGACGtagatgctgcagctctcatctactccttcaccagctgctccttcactgaGAAACTCTTCCCCTACTTCAGTCCGGAAAATAATGATGGAGGTAAAAACTCTGCCCCTCTGATCATCTCTCCTGTCAATTAGTCAAGTAAACTGATAACTTCTCTTATTTCATGTATTGATTAATCTTAACTAAAAGGGAACAAAAGTACATATTCaggatataataataatattgtacatgttttattcttgttttctaCAGAATATGTTTACTGGTGATTGATTTCCACTTCACTGATAagatttcttatttcattttaatttttctatttgatgtgcagccacagaaaacGTGTGCAGAATATTTCTTTGTACTATAAAGCTTAATATAAGACTACAGCGTATTACAGTGAGTTAACCAATCCAACACATGCTAAAGGATCTTCCTCTAACTTTCTGTGGCGCTTCTGCTGGAAAAAACTCCACAAGTACCTTTAAATGTGTGCTGatgtttcttctgtcttctagatatagatatatatatatatatatatatctatatatatatctatatatatatctatatatctatatatatatatatatatatatatatatatatatatatatatatatatatgtatatatatgtgtatatatatatatatagatatatagatatatagatatataaaatattttgcaGTGACTAAACATAACCCAAGTTTTCCCAGCAGCCAACCACAGGAGCAGCATCTTGGCTGGGCTTTACATCTTTTTTATGAATTGTTAGTTGGGGACATCcctaaacacaaaaaaagaatttctcattttgtttatttctgggCCACTTTGACCCATCTTTCCTTTGTTTAAGAGTACTGATAAGAAGGTTTATGAGTCACAGaaatctgtaaatgtgtgattgtgaaataaaaactgtaaaataaactaGTTGATGAACACAAGGACTGAACAATCAGTGGCCAAACACTGGGGCCGACACCTTCAGGCCGCCTGGCACAGCCAACATCATGGAGCAATAATCATCCCCGTGTCCACCCTAAACAGCTTCCTGCTGTCTTAGTCGATTTCATAAAATGATTTTGACTTTTGTGAAATGTTCAGCAAAGCCAACAGGACGTCCTACATTTGAATCATTTGCATTGGATCAAACTAAATGTATTCATCTCTACTCTGTCCTGGTGAAGGAACTTCCCCTTGTGTAAGCTTGGGTGGCAGTTAAGCTCCTTTTCCATTTACTTCACTTCATTTAACCTGGTTGCAGTGTTACGTTAATAAGCTTCAATTGCTCGCTGTTATCAGGTGCAAACATGGCTGCAGAGACAATTACACTCAGGGCTCGTTATTGTTGTTTAAATGACAAAGATGAGAcagttttaaccctttaacttAGTGTGTGTCGTAATTGTGTCGTTTACCGTAATTAAGCCACGGTTTGCGTCATCGAAAAAAATCCTACAGTTCCTGAAAGCTGAGACGTTGCTCTTTACAGCCAGTGTGATGTCATTACGGTAATTTCACTCACACCTCTCCCAGAAGTTTTAGACTTTTCAAATTTCAACTTTAATTTGCAAAATCTGTTATTCTTGCTCAATTGCATTATTTTTTCCCACTAAAACCAAATTCCGTTTGTGTTCTTCTCTCTTTTAAACTGTTATTACACTCTTATAACGTGCAGTAAGTTGTAAATAACTGCCAGATATTGAAAACCCTTTTATAGTCAAaataagcaacaaaaaaaaaaaaagtccaggcGGACATTTTGAGGCTGAggtgttaaagggttaatggACAGGCCGATACCTGTattttcctcctcagtcctcACCCATGTGTTTCACAATCACTAACATCCACCTGAAGTCCCGCTGCAGCAGCACCAAACGCTGAATATTCTTGTTGTCGGCTTGTCAATAGCACGGTGTTGGAATATAGCAACAGCCCTTCTTATCTATctatttttatctgtgtgttgtacggtgtccttgagtgccttgaaagacgcctataaataaaatgtattattattattattattattattatctccaTTGCAGACTTTGAGGGAGACACAACTATGACTGACCAGGTTCCCACATTAAATTCTTAGATGAacttctccttccttttcttcctatcttttattttagttagGTGAATTATGTGTTCACGTTTAGATGTAGATTTTAGTGGTTTAATATTGTctatttttattgtctattttactgctattttaagtcatgtttctgtttttaaaataatttcctttggttttttttatctgtgaagcactttggtcacctttttgggctgttggaaagggctatataaataaactttgatttgatttgatttgattttcttaTACCTTAATGTAAACATTTTGGGAGAGGCAAGGCGTGCACACATGAGCAACGATGCAGAATGTCAGGGGGAGACGAGAGAAAACCAGACAAAAATCAATCAGGTTCGCTAATATAAAACTACACTGCAATGTTATTCACTCAAACCTCCACAGAATCTGGTCTGAAGCTCCTCACATCACATATCTGACCCACTTTGTCTCCAGAAAGATTCATTCATCAAATTCTGGAcggaaaaaaaagtcatcttcCTCATGACATAAATCTAATTTACTCTATAATTCCACTCCTGTACTGTGGGGGGGTCTGATCACTGGACACTTACTGGGCTCCTGAAATCCACACCGTCTTcttatcaaaaatattaaacCACGGATTAACTTTCAAACTCAATCCAAACCAACCCCCTCCCCCAGAGGAACAATCCACTTCCTGTTGCGGGTGAATAATGTCTGACCTGTGTGAAGTTGATGGTGAAGATGGCGTGCGAGCGGCTGCTGACGTCGTTCATGCCGGTGCTGGCGGTGGTGCGGTTGATGTTTCCGgcctccatcagctcctccaCGTCGCTGTAGTTCTGCACCAGGTGTTTGGACAGATctgagaccaggagggaggCGGCAGGTAACAGGGAGTCAGACAATGAATGTCAATGTCAAtaacagtcagtgtgtcagtgtgtagtggaggtctatagtgtgtgtgtgtgttagttagtcagtgtgtcagtgtgtagtggaggtctatagtgtgtgtgtgtgctagttagtcagtgtgtcagtgtgtagtggaggtctatagtgtgtgtgtgtactagttagtcagtgtgtcagtgtgtagtggaggtctatagtgtgtgtgtgtactagttagtcagtgtgtcagtgtgtagtggaggtctatagtgtgtgtgtgctagttagtcagtgtgtcagtg from Pempheris klunzingeri isolate RE-2024b chromosome 3, fPemKlu1.hap1, whole genome shotgun sequence includes the following:
- the LOC139223528 gene encoding E3 ubiquitin-protein ligase TRIM21-like; the protein is MAAASFLLYEDQFLCSICLDVLTDPVTTPCGHNFCKTCITEHWNTNDRFLCPVCKEAFTTRPDLRVNTLLSEMVSQFRQSAQQDASSSSSEQQVSKPGEVPCDVCTGTKLKALKSCLVCLVSYCETHLEPHLTASRLKRHQLIDPVENLDSRMCTKHDKPLELFCKTDQTCVCMLCLVLDHIGHKFVPLKEEYEGQKAELGKTEAEIQQMIQKRRLKIEEIKRSADLSQEDADRVIAEGVQVFTSLKERVERGQAELINTIKEKQERAEKQAQAFIRELEQEISELMKRRTEVEQLSRSEDHLHLLQSVQTLNTNQPPATRDWTEVSVPPPSYEGTVRRAVAQLEQDLSKEMKKLIKAELRRVQKFAVDVTLDPDTANPYLILSDDGKQVNDSDVRKNLPDNPERFSEYIIVLGEQSFSSGRFYFEVQVKGKTEWDLGVARESINRKEDIILSPEDGYWTVCLRNGNEYKALGNRLSLRSQPQKVGVFVDYEDGLVSFYDVDAAALIYSFTSCSFTEKLFPFFSPCDNDGGENSAPLIISPVN
- the LOC139223511 gene encoding E3 ubiquitin-protein ligase TRIM21-like, encoding MAAASCLLYEDQFLCSICLDVLTDPVSTSCGHNFCKTCITEHWNTNDWFLCPMCNKAFTTRPDLRVNTLLSEMVSQFRQSAQQDASSSSSEQQVSKPGEVPCDVCAGTKLKALKSCLMCLVSYCETHLEPHLTASRLKRHQLIDPVENLDSRMCTKHDKPLKLFCKTDQTCVCMLCSVLDHKTHEFVPLKEEYEGQKAELGKTEAEIQQMIQKRRLKIEEIKRSADLSQEDADRVIAEGLQVFTSLKERVERGQAELINTIKEKQERAEKQAQAFIRELEQEISELMKRRTEVEQLSRSEDHLHLLQSVQSLNTNQPPATRDWTEVSVPPPSYEGTVSRAVAQLEEDLSKEMKELIKAELRRVQQFAVDVTLDPDTANPYLILSDDGKQVYDSDVWKNLPDNPERFSKCVNVLGEQSFSSGRFYFEVQVKGKTEWSLGVARESINRKEEITLIPKNGYWTVWLSNGNEYEALDDPSVLLSLRSQPQKVGVFVDYEDGLVSFYDVDAAALIYSFTSCSFTEKLFPYFSPENNDGGKNSAPLIISPVN